One Anastrepha obliqua isolate idAnaObli1 chromosome 6, idAnaObli1_1.0, whole genome shotgun sequence DNA window includes the following coding sequences:
- the LOC129250787 gene encoding tigger transposable element-derived protein 1-like: MEQSLTVWIEDMTQRRLPLDGNIIKQKSLKIFNYLKETGQSTTDEDNHQFVASKGWFEKFKKRHALHSLKIQGETASADADAANKYPEQFIKIIEEHGYLPDQIFNADETDNAPAHATDLSHPNIQVEFLPPNTTSILQPLDQGIISTFKAYYIRKSFELILEKIESLNITVKEVWKQFSILDCCEIVGKSLKDIRQSTMRACWKALLPEVVVQETVVNLVEDEYENVVRLANVIKGDGFDEINVADIRELVVDDELNEVDLAAMTSEALSIEESSDDLSDTEIKNFSLKSVEKLLNLAKELEEYVLENDPQEIYKDLRSRTKQTSIKDFLKPAIIAEPDQCDSGSSSDFEIGRPRAKRLKQIIISEDERADL; the protein is encoded by the exons atggaaCAATCGCTAACGGTATGGATAGAAGATATGACGCAAAGGCGGTTGCCTTTGGATGGGAATATAATTAAAcagaaatcattaaaaatattcaattatttaaagGAAACAGGACAATCAACAACCGACGAAGATAACCACCAATTCGTGGCTAGCAAAGGTtggtttgaaaagttcaaaaaacgGCATGCTCTACACAGTTTGAAAATTCAGGGTGAAACAGCATCCGCAGATGCTGATGCGGCGAATAAATATCCTGAAcagttcataaaaattattgaagaacaTGGTTATTTGCCAGATCAAATATTTAACGCTGATGAGACAG ataatgcaccagctcatgcAACTGATTTAAGTCATCCAAATATTCAAGTTGAGTTTTTACCGCCCAATACTACATCAATATTACAACCTTTAGATCAAGGAATAATATCAACCTTTAAAGCATACTACATACGCAAAtcatttgaattaatattaGAGAAGATAGAATCATTGAATATAACGGTCAAAGAAGTCTGGAAACAGTTCTCAATTTTAGATTGCTGTGAAATCGTCGGCAAATCACTCAAAGACATTCGTCAATCAACAATGAGAGCTTGCTGGAAAGCACTTTTGCCAGAGGTTGTAGTACAGGAAACTGTTGTTAATCTCGTTGAGGATGAATATGAAAACGTAGTGAGACTGGCAAACGTAATAAAAGGCGATGGATTTGACGAAATAAATGTGGCTGATATTCGAGAATTAGTTGTGGACGACGAATTAAATGAAGTAGATTTAGCAGCAATGACAAGTGAAGCATTATCGATTGAAGAAAGCTCTGACGACCTCTCTGACACCGAAATCAAAAACTTTTCGCTAAAAAGTGTGGAGAAACTTTTAAATCTGGCGAAGGAGTTGGAAGAGTATGTTTTGGAAAACGATCCTCAGGAAATCTATAAAGATTTACGAAGTAGGACAAAGCAGACatcaataaaagattttttaaaaccagCAATAATAGCTGAACCGGATCAATGTGATAGTGGGTCAAGCTCGGATTTTGAAATAGGACGACCAAGAGCAAAACGTTTGAAGCAAATTATAATAAGTGAGGACGAGCGAGCGGATTTGTAG